Genomic window (Methanotorris formicicus Mc-S-70):
TGAGGGGGATTTAAACAGAAGGGTCATAAAATCATCAACTGGCTATGTAAGAATTCCAGAGTTGGGTGCTGAAATAACTCCTGGCCCAGTTTCAGAGGGTTATGTTTCAAATGTTGAGGGAGTTTTGAATAGGATAGATAATGTTTTGCAAACATTGATAAGATGGGCAGAAAATGAAGAGCAGAAAAAGAAAGGAGAAGAGTTAAGAGAAAGAATCAAAAAAATTAAGGAAGGAAAAGAAACTGCAACTTTGATAATTGAAGATCCGTTAGGACATAGCGCCATTATTGGGGATGGTGTTGTTGAGGAAAAACTAACTGATGAGGAGAT
Coding sequences:
- a CDS encoding ZPR1 zinc finger domain-containing protein; the encoded protein is MGKELTVQKLDCPICGGKNTFTITNHEIEIPYFGRVIETTMLCDRCKYRKSDVFPVEVRKPKRYKLIIKDEGDLNRRVIKSSTGYVRIPELGAEITPGPVSEGYVSNVEGVLNRIDNVLQTLIRWAENEEQKKKGEELRERIKKIKEGKETATLIIEDPLGHSAIIGDGVVEEKLTDEEIEKLKGNVIIIDTKRQ